TTTTGAAAAAATCCTCGAAAATCAAATAAGAACTATTGACTAATCACTCTGAAATCGGTAACCTAAAAGGGATTGAAGATAGGAGTAATGACTATGGAAATTGAAAAAACCAATCGAATGAATGCGTTGTTTGAATTTTACTCCACTTTGTTAACAGAAAAACAAATGAACTATATGGAGATGTACTATGCCGATGATTTTTCATTAGGAGAAATTGCCGAAGAATATGAGATCAGCCGTCAAGCAGTGTACGATAATATTAAACGAACGGAAAAAATTTTAGAAGAGTATGAAAAAAAACTTCATCTTTTTTCTGATTACGTAGTGCGTGGTGAATTGTTGGATACATTAAAAAACTACGTGAAAGAAACCTATCCGAAAGATACAACGATCGCCCACTATATAGAACAAATACAAGAAGTAGAGGAATGAGATTATGGCTTTTGAAAGTTTAACAGATCGCCTGCAACAGGCAATGAGCAAATTACGTCGTAAAGGAAAAGTATCTGAAGCTGACGTAAAAGAAATGATGAGAGAAATTCGTTTGGCTTTGTTGGAAGCCGATGTAAATTTACAAGTAGTCAAAGATTTCACAAAACGTGTACGTGAACGCGCAGTTGGAGTAGAAGTCTTAGAAAGTTTATCACCAGCACAACAAATCGTTAAAATCGTTGATGAAGAACTAACAGCGACATTAGGGACAGAAACAGTTGGCTTAAACAAATCAGAGCGGATACCAACAGTGATCATGATGGTTGGTTTGCAAGGAGCTGGTAAAACGACTTTTGGCGGTAAATTAGCCAATCACTTAATCAAAACTGAAAATGCGCGTCCTTTGATGATTGCGGCCGATGTCTATCGTCCAGCAGCAATCGATCAATTGAAAGTACTTGGTCAACAATTAGATGTTCCAGTTTTCGATATGGGAACAGACACAAGCCCGGTTGAAATTGTACGTCAAGGGATGGCATTAGCTAAAGAAAAGAAAAATGATTATGTTTTGATCGATACGGCAGGTCGTTTGCATATTGACGAAACATTGATGGACGAATTAAAACAAATCAAAGAAATTGCCCAACCAGATGATATCTTGCTTGTTGTTGATGCAATGACTGGACAAGATGCAGTGAATGTTGCAGATAGCTTCAATCAACAATTAGGCATCACAGGTGTTGTTATCACAAAACTTGATGGAGACACGCGTGGTGGTGCAGCACTATCAATCCGTTCAGTTACTGGTGCACCAATCAAATTTATCGGTTCTGGTGAAAAACTGACTGATTTAGAAATTTTCCATCCCGATCGGATGTCCAGCCGTATTTTAGGCATGGGGGATATGTTAACACTGATCGAAAAAGCCCAACAAGATTATGATGAGAAAAAAGCTGAAGAACTTGCTGTAAAAATGAAGGAAAACAGCTTTGACTTCAATGATTTTATTGAACAATTGGATCAAGTAATGGGCATGGGACCAATCGAGGATCTATTAAAAATGATTCCTGGTATGAATAATATGCCTGGCTTAGAAAATGTTAAAGTCGATCCAAAAGATGTCGCTCGTAAAAAAGCGATGGTACTTTCAATGACACCGGCTGAGCGAGAAAATCCTGACTTGCTAAATCCAAGTCGCCGTCGTCGGATTGCAGCTGGTTCAGGGAATAACGTAGTTGAAGTGAATCGCATGATCAAACAATTTAAAGAATCTAAAAAAATGATGCAGCAGATGTCTAAAGGAAATATGGA
The DNA window shown above is from Enterococcus sp. 12C11_DIV0727 and carries:
- the ffh gene encoding signal recognition particle protein, with the protein product MAFESLTDRLQQAMSKLRRKGKVSEADVKEMMREIRLALLEADVNLQVVKDFTKRVRERAVGVEVLESLSPAQQIVKIVDEELTATLGTETVGLNKSERIPTVIMMVGLQGAGKTTFGGKLANHLIKTENARPLMIAADVYRPAAIDQLKVLGQQLDVPVFDMGTDTSPVEIVRQGMALAKEKKNDYVLIDTAGRLHIDETLMDELKQIKEIAQPDDILLVVDAMTGQDAVNVADSFNQQLGITGVVITKLDGDTRGGAALSIRSVTGAPIKFIGSGEKLTDLEIFHPDRMSSRILGMGDMLTLIEKAQQDYDEKKAEELAVKMKENSFDFNDFIEQLDQVMGMGPIEDLLKMIPGMNNMPGLENVKVDPKDVARKKAMVLSMTPAERENPDLLNPSRRRRIAAGSGNNVVEVNRMIKQFKESKKMMQQMSKGNMDIPGMDQMLGGGIKGKLGKMAMNRMVKKNKKKKKKKK
- a CDS encoding putative DNA-binding protein; the encoded protein is MEIEKTNRMNALFEFYSTLLTEKQMNYMEMYYADDFSLGEIAEEYEISRQAVYDNIKRTEKILEEYEKKLHLFSDYVVRGELLDTLKNYVKETYPKDTTIAHYIEQIQEVEE